A window of the Salvelinus alpinus chromosome 3, SLU_Salpinus.1, whole genome shotgun sequence genome harbors these coding sequences:
- the LOC139570073 gene encoding myozenin-1-like isoform X1: MPLSISAHPNKRKKVNKIITDLTNITQDDEESNPEASEFDLGTKINTPKDTMLEELSLLTNKGSKMFRMRQQRVEHFIVTNENMQNLQQLVPSLGCETTAPPLTQELEHEEDKEAEIEKKRQQYVQTYVSPWERAMRGDESLTSTMHHHMAGPHTPHDMPKFKSFNRTALPYGGSENGGGHLNFEPPEIPFAQVEAESLHSLQGDIRSRPSFNRTPIGWVCNPEDNSHIHMELDNMLPFDGETDEL, translated from the exons ATGCCTCTCTCGATTTCCGCCCACCCTAACAAGAGGAAGAAGGTCAACAAGATCATTACTGATCTGACCAACATCACCCAAGATG ATGAAGAGTCAAACCCTGAGGCGTCCGAATTTGATCTGGGCACAAAGATCAACACTCCTAAAGACACCATGTTGGAGGAACTGTCTCTTTTGACCAACAAGGGATCCAAGATGTTCAGGATGAGGCAGCAGAGAGTGGAGCACTTCATCGTCACCAACGAGAATATG CAGAATCTCCAGCAGCTGGTTCCATCGCTGGGGTGTGAGACGACAGCCCCACCACTCACTCAGGAACTGGAGCACG AGGAGGATAAGGAGGCGGAGATAGAAAAGAAGAGACAGCAGTACGTGCAGACTTACGTGTCGCCGTGGGAACGGGCCATGAGGGGAGACGAGTCCCTGACCTCTACCATGCACCACCACATGGCTGGACCACATACCCCCCACGACATGCCCAAGTTCAAGAGCTTCAATAG GACGGCCCTGCCCTATGGCGGCTCCGAGAACGGGGGAGGCCACTTGAACTTCGAGCCTCCCGAGATCCCATTCGCCCAGGTGGAGGCGGAGTCCCTCCACTCCCTGCAGGGGGACATTAGGTCCCGCCCCTCGTTCAACCGCACCCCCATCGGCTGGGTGTGTAACCCGGAGGACAACTCACACATCCACATGGAGCTGGACAACATGCTGCCCTTTGACGGAGAGACGGATGagctgtag
- the LOC139570073 gene encoding myozenin-1-like isoform X2 has translation MPLSISAHPNKRKKVNKIITDLTNITQDDEESNPEASEFDLGTKINTPKDTMLEELSLLTNKGSKMFRMRQQRVEHFIVTNENMNLQQLVPSLGCETTAPPLTQELEHEEDKEAEIEKKRQQYVQTYVSPWERAMRGDESLTSTMHHHMAGPHTPHDMPKFKSFNRTALPYGGSENGGGHLNFEPPEIPFAQVEAESLHSLQGDIRSRPSFNRTPIGWVCNPEDNSHIHMELDNMLPFDGETDEL, from the exons ATGCCTCTCTCGATTTCCGCCCACCCTAACAAGAGGAAGAAGGTCAACAAGATCATTACTGATCTGACCAACATCACCCAAGATG ATGAAGAGTCAAACCCTGAGGCGTCCGAATTTGATCTGGGCACAAAGATCAACACTCCTAAAGACACCATGTTGGAGGAACTGTCTCTTTTGACCAACAAGGGATCCAAGATGTTCAGGATGAGGCAGCAGAGAGTGGAGCACTTCATCGTCACCAACGAGAATATG AATCTCCAGCAGCTGGTTCCATCGCTGGGGTGTGAGACGACAGCCCCACCACTCACTCAGGAACTGGAGCACG AGGAGGATAAGGAGGCGGAGATAGAAAAGAAGAGACAGCAGTACGTGCAGACTTACGTGTCGCCGTGGGAACGGGCCATGAGGGGAGACGAGTCCCTGACCTCTACCATGCACCACCACATGGCTGGACCACATACCCCCCACGACATGCCCAAGTTCAAGAGCTTCAATAG GACGGCCCTGCCCTATGGCGGCTCCGAGAACGGGGGAGGCCACTTGAACTTCGAGCCTCCCGAGATCCCATTCGCCCAGGTGGAGGCGGAGTCCCTCCACTCCCTGCAGGGGGACATTAGGTCCCGCCCCTCGTTCAACCGCACCCCCATCGGCTGGGTGTGTAACCCGGAGGACAACTCACACATCCACATGGAGCTGGACAACATGCTGCCCTTTGACGGAGAGACGGATGagctgtag